The Proteus terrae subsp. cibarius genome contains the following window.
AATAAAGTCGTCGAACTTGCTTATTTTTATTATAAGGACTTGTTTCCGTCAGCAAATAATCTCTTGTTTCGGTATTAAGCCCTGTAATAGCGATTTTACATTCGTTTTGTAATGGATTTGCATATTTCTTTCCTCCTGCTGATATACGCAATCCTTCATACCATTGAAGCCTTTCACCGACCTCAATCCCCACCCTTATTCGCCGAAGCTCCATCTTCATTACTCCAATACACTAATGATTGTGTTTTTGTAAATTCCTCATACCACGGTAAAGCATCATTTTCTGTTAGAAACATTAAATTAATCCCCTGGTTTAAATATCGATAAGGGATAATAGGTGTATTAGCAACTAAGCGAATACCTGTAATAAGCACTTCACTATCTCGCTCAATATCAAAAAACATTGTTTGATTAGCGACTTTTAGCGTAAATGTCCAATCAACACCGGCTATTTCGATAGAAAATCGCTGATTAGGAATAGCTTGTAATGGAATAACTTGCATTTTATCTATCTCCTATTTTTATTTTTTTCCTGCTTGTGTTGATTTTTTACTTTTGACATTACCACGATTAACTGTTGAGGTTTGTTTTGGTTTTTTGGTCGATTTAGAGGATTTTTTATTATATTCGGGCACTATTGTTTTCCATTCTGTAAATTTAAGTTTTAATTCGATGGCATTCACTTTTTGGGGATCTTCATCGTGAGTCAAACTTTCTAACAACATTGGTTGATAGGTTCTGACTCTAGTTTGAATTCCCACTAATGTATGTTCGTCATAAAGCTGCTTTATAATAGAATAACGATCCGCAATATCACCCGTTAATAGTAACTCGACACCTATATTAATAGGATTAATAATGACGTGGTCGCTACGATTTTCGCCATTTTCAACCGCAAATTTAATGACTTGATGACTATCAGTAATTGAAACTTTCATCGGATTAACGCTATCAAATAGCGTTGTGAATGACTCTAAATCAAAAATTCTAACTTCCGTTATCATAGTTAAGCCTTCCCTCCGCTAGAATAATGCTCTGATATTTCTTTAGAGGCTTTATTTTTCAATGTCTCATCAAGAACTTTAGCAACAGCAACGCCATCAGTGGCTTGTGTTTCAACTCTGATTTCACCAATTTGAACATTATTTTCATTTTTAATGCTTGATTGGTTACTGATCATTTGGCTAGTCATTGGGTTTAAACTATTTGTTGAAGATAGTGTTAATCCATTAT
Protein-coding sequences here:
- a CDS encoding phage baseplate plug family protein encodes the protein MQVIPLQAIPNQRFSIEIAGVDWTFTLKVANQTMFFDIERDSEVLITGIRLVANTPIIPYRYLNQGINLMFLTENDALPWYEEFTKTQSLVYWSNEDGASANKGGD
- a CDS encoding phage baseplate protein, with product MITEVRIFDLESFTTLFDSVNPMKVSITDSHQVIKFAVENGENRSDHVIINPINIGVELLLTGDIADRYSIIKQLYDEHTLVGIQTRVRTYQPMLLESLTHDEDPQKVNAIELKLKFTEWKTIVPEYNKKSSKSTKKPKQTSTVNRGNVKSKKSTQAGKK